In a single window of the Melissococcus plutonius ATCC 35311 genome:
- a CDS encoding ABC transporter ATP-binding protein — protein sequence MLQVNNLMKTFGNFMALDDLSFEVNDGEILGLIGQNGAGKTTTFRLILNFLVPNQGTILWNHQPLDERDYNLIGYLPEERGLYPKVTVKNQLLYFAALHGKTKKEIELKIDVWMEKFQVKGNKTDKVKSLSKGNQQKVQLIATLIHEPKLVILDEPFSGLDPINAEILIQGIIELKQKGTCVIFSSHNMDNVEKLCDHLVMLENGRTVLNGKIHEIRESFGRTKVFLESPLTLPEILEIDGVKGAIQQENGRIEVTLHHPKAGEEIFTRATQFGYIPMFSQQPPTLEEIFKRKVGEKNV from the coding sequence TTGTTACAAGTAAATAATTTGATGAAAACATTTGGAAATTTCATGGCATTAGACGATCTTTCATTTGAGGTTAATGATGGAGAAATTTTAGGTTTAATTGGTCAAAATGGAGCTGGAAAAACGACTACTTTTCGTTTAATTTTAAATTTTTTGGTCCCTAATCAAGGAACAATTCTATGGAATCATCAACCACTTGATGAAAGGGATTATAATTTAATTGGTTATTTGCCGGAAGAAAGGGGCTTATATCCAAAAGTAACAGTAAAAAATCAGTTGCTTTATTTTGCTGCACTACATGGGAAAACCAAGAAAGAAATTGAACTAAAAATTGATGTGTGGATGGAAAAATTCCAAGTAAAAGGCAATAAGACAGATAAAGTTAAATCGCTTTCAAAAGGAAACCAACAAAAAGTTCAATTAATCGCTACTTTGATTCATGAACCTAAATTAGTCATTTTAGATGAACCATTTAGCGGACTAGATCCTATAAATGCAGAAATTTTAATCCAGGGAATTATCGAACTCAAGCAAAAAGGTACTTGTGTTATTTTCTCTAGCCACAATATGGACAATGTTGAAAAGCTTTGTGATCATTTGGTCATGTTAGAAAATGGAAGAACCGTATTAAATGGTAAAATTCATGAAATCCGAGAGAGCTTTGGACGCACTAAAGTTTTTTTGGAATCTCCCCTAACTTTACCGGAAATTTTAGAAATTGATGGTGTCAAAGGAGCCATTCAGCAAGAAAATGGCCGGATAGAAGTCACATTGCATCATCCAAAAGCCGGAGAAGAAATTTTTACCAGGGCGACACAATTTGGTTATATTCCAATGTTTAGTCAACAACCACCAACTTTAGAAGAAATTTTCAAACGTAAAGTAGGTGAAAAAAATGTCTAA
- a CDS encoding ABC transporter permease: protein MSKYWLITWDVYKKNTKSISFIITILIPFILIGIVYGIQSFSNHFSEKNEIGIISTQSSITQYLPKITNKNYVFKRISKESIAEKKLKEKEIDAYLTIEMHKEKVVGKLYATQSLGSMKEAKINQYLNQIQFHLNANKLGLSNGQIASLNQKANFSKIRVSFDKDGKIQMNRDNTAVQTGLVYLISIFLIVIIITYSTIIAQEIASEKGTRIMEIILSSTRAQTHFYGKLTGIILMVLTQFFIYILCFTLSYQKIKNIILIKEFISGLSINTFIGPLVIYTLFFTLIGTLSYAVLAALCGSLVSRPEDTAKAVQPVAYLGMIGYFTGIILGMTNPQNMIVRVTSYLPFFSSFTMPVRLATETATGIEAGVSCAILFLFTIFLTLFSAQLYKTNVLVYNEGGIWRSLKQSIFILSHEK from the coding sequence ATGTCTAAATATTGGTTGATTACTTGGGACGTTTATAAGAAAAATACGAAGTCTATTTCTTTTATTATTACGATTTTAATTCCTTTTATTTTAATAGGTATTGTATATGGCATTCAGTCATTTTCTAATCATTTCTCTGAAAAAAATGAGATTGGAATTATTTCAACTCAGTCATCTATTACTCAATATTTACCAAAGATAACTAATAAAAATTATGTTTTTAAAAGAATTTCAAAAGAATCTATTGCTGAAAAAAAATTAAAAGAAAAAGAAATTGATGCCTACCTAACAATAGAAATGCATAAAGAGAAAGTTGTGGGTAAATTATATGCTACTCAATCCTTAGGTAGTATGAAAGAAGCAAAAATCAATCAATATTTGAATCAAATCCAATTTCATTTGAATGCGAATAAACTTGGTTTATCAAATGGGCAGATAGCTAGTTTAAACCAAAAGGCAAATTTCTCTAAGATTAGAGTTAGTTTTGATAAAGATGGAAAAATACAGATGAATCGTGATAATACAGCTGTGCAAACTGGGTTGGTTTATTTAATTAGTATCTTTTTAATTGTTATTATTATTACTTATTCCACTATTATTGCCCAAGAAATTGCTTCTGAAAAAGGGACAAGAATCATGGAAATTATTTTATCTAGTACACGAGCTCAAACACATTTTTATGGAAAATTAACGGGAATTATTTTAATGGTCTTAACACAATTTTTTATTTATATTCTTTGTTTTACTTTAAGTTATCAAAAAATTAAAAATATCATCTTAATCAAAGAATTTATTAGTGGATTATCAATCAATACTTTTATTGGTCCTTTAGTGATTTATACTTTATTTTTTACATTGATTGGGACACTTAGTTATGCTGTTTTAGCTGCTCTTTGTGGCTCATTGGTTTCACGACCTGAAGATACAGCAAAAGCAGTACAACCAGTGGCCTATTTAGGAATGATTGGTTATTTTACTGGAATTATCTTGGGAATGACAAATCCACAAAATATGATTGTCCGAGTAACTTCATATCTCCCATTTTTTTCTTCTTTCACAATGCCTGTTCGTTTGGCAACAGAAACAGCAACAGGCATAGAGGCAGGAGTTTCATGTGCCATTTTGTTTCTATTTACCATATTTTTAACTCTATTTTCTGCCCAACTTTACAAAACCAATGTTTTAGTTTATAACGAAGGAGGGATTTGGAGATCATTAAAACAGTCTATTTTTATTTTAAGTCATGAAAAATAA
- a CDS encoding bifunctional aspartate transaminase/aspartate 4-decarboxylase — protein MLNRKDEQHLEQLGAFEISTQMLSLAQKNEKSNIFLNAGRGNPNWINTKGRLAFARLIEFGVIESKRTMNDTDLAGYTELSGIRERLETFLDPQGNEIDQFILDILDYAQNNLGINKDELVKEMVDGVIGNTYPVPSRILKHTEKILNAYLESFLYRGEKLADQTQLFATEGATAAIVYIFHSLKENKLIKKGDKIAINTPIFTPYLQIPELNDYELVEVDLRSTEENNWEVLPSEIDKLHDTQLKAFLIVNPSNPGSVAFDDNALTEIQKTIKKNPHLLIITDDVYGTFVNNFKSVYSFVPYNTLLVYSFSKLFGATGWRLGLIGLNQKNVFDDLISQLNAADKQALTKRYSSNVLEPAKMKFIDRIDADSRSVGLYHTSGLSTPQQIMEALFALTHLNVQAKKDTYLEAARRIVNQRYEDLHHKLKISTNENSDNAKYYSLIDLYALAATLYGEDFKDYLQKNFEQVDFLVKLAAKNGVVLIDGVGFGATPGELRVSQANLPNEDYNIIAGQILELLEEYHEQFLKHTNQ, from the coding sequence ATGTTAAATAGGAAAGACGAACAGCACTTAGAACAGTTAGGTGCTTTTGAAATTAGTACCCAAATGTTATCTCTTGCTCAAAAAAATGAAAAAAGTAATATTTTTTTAAACGCAGGCCGTGGCAATCCAAATTGGATCAACACTAAAGGTCGTTTGGCGTTTGCACGTCTGATCGAATTTGGTGTAATCGAATCAAAACGAACGATGAATGATACAGACCTTGCTGGGTACACCGAATTATCAGGAATTCGTGAGCGTTTAGAAACCTTCCTAGATCCTCAAGGAAATGAAATAGACCAATTTATCTTAGATATTCTTGACTATGCACAGAATAATTTAGGAATTAATAAAGATGAACTAGTCAAAGAAATGGTGGATGGTGTCATCGGAAATACTTATCCAGTGCCTAGTCGTATTTTAAAGCACACAGAAAAAATTTTAAATGCCTATTTAGAATCTTTTCTTTATCGTGGTGAAAAGCTAGCAGATCAAACACAGCTATTTGCAACTGAAGGTGCTACGGCTGCTATTGTTTATATCTTTCATTCATTAAAAGAAAATAAGCTGATAAAAAAGGGAGATAAAATTGCAATTAATACACCCATTTTTACACCTTACTTACAAATTCCAGAATTAAATGATTATGAGTTAGTTGAAGTTGACTTGCGTTCTACAGAAGAAAATAATTGGGAAGTTTTACCATCAGAAATCGATAAATTACATGATACCCAATTGAAAGCTTTTTTGATTGTTAATCCATCTAATCCGGGTTCTGTCGCTTTTGACGACAACGCATTAACAGAAATTCAAAAAACGATTAAGAAAAATCCTCACTTACTAATTATTACGGATGATGTCTATGGTACTTTTGTCAATAATTTTAAATCAGTTTATAGTTTTGTTCCTTATAATACATTGCTCGTTTATTCTTTCTCCAAATTATTTGGTGCAACGGGCTGGCGTCTAGGATTGATTGGATTAAATCAAAAAAATGTCTTTGATGATTTAATCAGTCAATTAAATGCAGCTGATAAACAAGCATTAACCAAGCGTTACTCTTCAAATGTATTGGAACCAGCAAAAATGAAATTTATTGATCGAATTGATGCAGATAGTCGTTCTGTTGGTTTATATCATACTTCTGGTCTTTCTACGCCTCAGCAAATTATGGAAGCTTTATTTGCTCTAACCCATTTAAATGTCCAGGCTAAAAAGGACACTTATCTTGAAGCCGCTAGACGAATTGTTAATCAGCGTTATGAAGATTTGCATCATAAATTAAAAATTAGTACAAATGAAAATTCTGATAATGCAAAATATTATTCATTAATTGACCTTTATGCATTGGCTGCTACTTTGTATGGAGAAGATTTTAAAGATTATCTTCAGAAAAATTTTGAACAAGTCGATTTTTTAGTAAAACTTGCTGCGAAAAATGGTGTTGTTCTTATAGACGGTGTAGGATTTGGAGCCACCCCGGGTGAATTACGTGTTTCACAGGCAAACTTACCCAATGAAGACTACAATATTATTGCTGGTCAAATTTTAGAATTATTAGAAGAATATCATGAACAATTTTTAAAGCATACAAATCAATGA
- a CDS encoding glucose-6-phosphate isomerase encodes MSPIQFDYSNLAPFIAEHELDYMQEQVTAVDKALREKTGAGNDFTGWIDLPENYDKEEFARIKKAAKKIQSDSEVLVVIGIGGSYLGARAAIEFLNHSFNNLLSKEERKAPQILFAGNSISSTYLADLIHVIGDRDFSVNVISKSGTTTEPAIAFRVFKELLIKKYGKNEANERIYATTDRAKGAVKVEAIAEGWETFIIPDDVGGRFTVLTPVGLLPIAVSGADIDALMSGANDARKEYAETSDLKKNQAYQYAALRNILYRKGKTTEMLINYEPSMHYFSEWWKQLYGESEGKDNKGIFPAAADFSTDLHSMGQYVQNGMRILFETVIKVEKPRHAMNIPEQSDDLDGLGYLQGKEIDYVNTKAFEGTLLAHTDGGVPNMIVKIPTMDAYSLGYVMYFFEIAVGISGYLNGINPFDQPGVEAYKKNMFALLGKPGYEALAKELNERL; translated from the coding sequence ATGTCACCTATTCAATTTGATTATTCTAATTTGGCACCATTTATTGCTGAACATGAATTAGACTATATGCAAGAACAAGTTACAGCAGTAGATAAAGCATTAAGAGAGAAAACTGGCGCAGGTAATGACTTTACTGGTTGGATTGATTTACCTGAAAACTATGATAAAGAAGAATTTGCTCGTATTAAAAAGGCAGCAAAAAAAATTCAATCAGATTCTGAAGTTTTAGTTGTCATTGGAATTGGTGGTTCTTATTTAGGTGCAAGAGCAGCAATTGAATTTTTAAATCATTCATTTAATAATTTATTATCAAAAGAAGAACGAAAAGCACCACAAATCCTCTTTGCAGGAAATAGTATCAGTTCTACTTATTTAGCTGATTTAATTCATGTGATCGGAGATCGTGACTTTTCTGTCAATGTAATTTCAAAATCAGGAACAACCACAGAACCTGCCATTGCTTTCCGGGTATTTAAGGAATTATTAATCAAAAAATATGGAAAGAATGAAGCGAATGAACGTATCTACGCAACGACAGATCGTGCAAAAGGTGCTGTCAAGGTTGAAGCAATTGCTGAAGGTTGGGAAACTTTCATTATCCCAGATGATGTAGGTGGTCGTTTTACTGTATTAACACCAGTTGGCTTATTGCCTATCGCTGTTAGCGGTGCAGATATTGATGCACTAATGAGTGGTGCAAATGATGCACGTAAAGAATATGCTGAAACCAGTGATTTGAAAAAAAATCAAGCATACCAATATGCTGCATTGAGAAATATTCTTTACCGAAAAGGGAAAACAACAGAAATGTTAATTAATTATGAACCTAGTATGCATTATTTCTCTGAATGGTGGAAACAACTTTATGGGGAATCTGAAGGCAAAGATAATAAAGGTATTTTTCCAGCTGCCGCAGATTTCTCAACAGACCTACACTCCATGGGACAATACGTTCAAAATGGCATGCGTATCCTTTTTGAAACGGTGATAAAAGTTGAAAAACCTCGACATGCAATGAATATTCCGGAACAATCCGATGATTTAGATGGTCTTGGCTATTTGCAAGGAAAAGAAATTGATTACGTGAATACAAAAGCTTTTGAAGGAACTTTACTTGCACATACAGATGGTGGCGTGCCAAACATGATTGTTAAAATTCCTACAATGGATGCTTATTCCCTAGGTTATGTAATGTACTTCTTTGAAATTGCTGTTGGTATTTCTGGATATTTGAATGGAATTAACCCATTTGATCAACCTGGTGTTGAAGCCTATAAAAAAAATATGTTTGCACTTCTTGGAAAACCGGGCTATGAAGCTTTGGCTAAAGAATTAAATGAACGTCTATAA
- the lepB gene encoding signal peptidase I, translating to MKLRMKEFTKTIIFFIGLVLVLFLLRQFVFTPVVVRGHSMDPTLEDGERIIALKNTTIHRFDIVTFPAPDEKDRSYIKRVIGLPGETVAFKNDNLYINGKEVNELYLDKFKGELTDGQPLTSDFTLNDIGASKVPANSYFVMGDNRRNSKDSRIIGFIKKDTISGDVKFVFWPFSRFGLIPKDGVRP from the coding sequence ATGAAATTGAGAATGAAAGAATTTACAAAAACAATTATCTTTTTTATTGGGTTAGTACTTGTTTTATTTTTATTGCGTCAATTTGTATTTACTCCTGTCGTAGTTAGAGGACATTCTATGGATCCGACTTTGGAAGATGGCGAACGGATCATTGCTTTAAAAAATACGACAATTCATCGTTTTGATATTGTTACATTCCCAGCACCTGATGAGAAAGATAGAAGTTATATTAAACGAGTTATTGGATTACCTGGTGAAACAGTTGCCTTTAAAAATGATAATTTGTACATTAATGGAAAAGAAGTTAATGAGCTGTATTTAGATAAATTTAAGGGTGAATTAACTGATGGCCAACCTTTAACTTCTGATTTTACGCTTAATGATATAGGAGCATCTAAAGTGCCTGCAAATAGTTATTTCGTAATGGGAGACAATCGAAGAAATTCAAAAGATAGCCGGATTATTGGATTTATAAAGAAAGATACCATTTCTGGTGATGTAAAATTTGTATTCTGGCCATTTAGTCGTTTTGGTTTAATTCCTAAAGATGGCGTTCGACCTTAA
- a CDS encoding PD-(D/E)XK nuclease family protein: MSLQFIRGKMTADLEEPLIQQAVNWLDQSANHEVFYLVPRHIEFEKEIDVLKKIRQMNRDTMIASTRLQIFNFDRLAWYYLRDTSYYSSKLLPEAGAAMLFRQVLLENEQELQIFQGEITKEGFIQQLFVFYQEIQDGNITIDELDTFLTQLDKGAKEQELQIKLKDLALIFTKFEEKAKNYQFDTKKIVENLTKYLTNQNLSHVSFLISGFHQFTAKELELICLLIKKAGEVKISLPLDRSYTNSLPEPMDIFAETGTLYYQFYQFARTNRVPLFTDYVVNESSLIPTTGICQLENYWIAAQKQYFPKMQQQILDNCVQIWKGENVKEEILSVACEIRRLVAEEGYRYKDIQLITRDMACYENLLKPLLALYDIPIYLDHDQTMEQHPLVEWIQSFFAIYNYNYRYRDILRFLRTELFFPKENQKWETIEQWQAACREWRNKVDITENVVLAYGYEGTYWSRKQDWSFIQYDFEEHKLENTKQIEEDSNEIRQKVQKYLPVCFKKLKKAKNGLEAAKIFHHFLIESGVKYQMNQWRIQAIEAGNLEEAKNHEQVWTALMTLLDEYVEIYKNEPFFFETFQEIFTSGLAGINYSRIPATIDQVQVRLIDLTRAAAAKVIFAIGLTEEAFPKKIENKTLLSDEERQLIDLYLADDQFLANSTEKKIAQEPFIAYKMLVSATEKLYLTYHCTKDTKQEIKCSPYIRNIQQAFMLPIIEKREGLPTDDEAISLTHIGTYPALIGELTRLKRQNQEIGEPVSGFWLAMEKALTRQPEISQTASFVFSSLGYTNNPENLTETFAEALYGKHIYTSISQMEAFHHCQFQYFLQFGLNLKERLLFQLTSAATGEFFHEALDQFFKLLIRQNKYLPDLTDEEVANFSDNVLTAVLDEPKFSILTSSNRMNYLRYQLSQTIKKVSWALKKQSQKSGFSTVQTEILFGQLAIQQGIPGLELALEKQGKISVRGKIDRVDQLITNDHEVYLGVIDYKSSHRKFNITEVYYGLAMQMLTYLDVALMDAVQLVGKTAKPAGSFYLHVHNPTLSYDTTGAIEQKLLKKYQYDGLLINDSELLNYLDKELEEKTSSTIFPIEASAKGIIKPGRKQENKFVTEMELQSLLKNNREKIKKAGNKIINGEIQMNPAYQGKERIACRFCQFKSICTFDTMLKENNYHKIATLSKKEVMERLSKEGIECIDDGKKDSITTTK, encoded by the coding sequence TTGAGTTTACAGTTTATTCGTGGGAAAATGACAGCTGATCTAGAAGAACCGCTCATTCAACAAGCGGTAAATTGGTTAGATCAGTCGGCTAATCATGAAGTTTTTTATTTGGTACCTAGACATATTGAATTTGAAAAAGAAATTGATGTGTTAAAAAAAATTCGCCAAATGAACAGAGATACAATGATTGCTAGCACACGTCTACAGATTTTCAACTTTGATCGGCTTGCTTGGTATTATTTACGAGATACCTCTTATTATTCATCAAAACTTTTACCTGAGGCAGGTGCTGCCATGCTATTTAGACAGGTTTTATTAGAAAATGAGCAAGAATTACAAATTTTTCAAGGAGAAATTACTAAGGAAGGATTTATTCAACAATTATTTGTTTTTTATCAAGAAATACAGGATGGAAATATTACGATTGATGAATTAGATACTTTTTTAACCCAATTGGATAAAGGAGCAAAAGAACAAGAATTACAAATAAAACTTAAAGATCTGGCATTAATTTTTACTAAATTTGAGGAGAAAGCAAAAAATTATCAATTTGACACTAAAAAAATCGTTGAAAACTTAACAAAGTATTTAACAAATCAAAATCTAAGCCATGTTTCATTTTTAATTAGTGGATTCCATCAGTTCACAGCAAAAGAACTAGAACTCATTTGTCTACTGATTAAAAAGGCAGGTGAGGTAAAAATTTCTTTGCCTTTGGATCGTTCGTATACAAATTCTTTGCCTGAGCCAATGGATATATTTGCTGAAACTGGTACACTTTATTATCAATTTTATCAATTTGCACGCACAAATCGGGTACCTTTATTCACTGATTATGTGGTCAACGAATCTTCCTTAATTCCAACAACAGGTATTTGTCAATTGGAGAATTATTGGATTGCTGCACAAAAACAGTATTTTCCAAAAATGCAACAACAGATTCTTGATAACTGTGTACAAATCTGGAAGGGTGAGAATGTCAAAGAAGAAATTTTGAGTGTTGCTTGTGAGATTCGTCGACTGGTTGCAGAAGAAGGCTACCGATATAAGGACATTCAATTAATCACAAGAGATATGGCTTGCTATGAGAATTTATTAAAACCATTACTTGCTTTATATGATATTCCCATCTATCTTGATCATGATCAAACAATGGAACAGCATCCCTTGGTGGAATGGATTCAATCTTTCTTTGCTATTTACAATTATAATTATCGCTACCGAGATATCTTGCGCTTTTTACGTACGGAACTTTTTTTTCCAAAGGAAAATCAGAAATGGGAAACTATTGAGCAGTGGCAAGCGGCATGTAGAGAATGGCGTAATAAGGTAGATATAACTGAAAATGTCGTTTTAGCTTACGGGTATGAGGGAACCTATTGGTCTAGAAAACAAGATTGGTCATTTATACAATACGACTTTGAAGAGCATAAATTAGAGAATACAAAACAAATTGAAGAAGATTCAAATGAAATTAGACAGAAGGTACAAAAATATCTACCAGTGTGCTTTAAAAAATTAAAAAAAGCCAAAAATGGATTGGAAGCTGCTAAAATTTTCCATCATTTTTTAATTGAGAGTGGTGTGAAGTATCAGATGAATCAATGGCGAATTCAGGCAATTGAAGCAGGAAATTTAGAAGAAGCAAAAAATCATGAACAAGTATGGACAGCACTTATGACTTTACTTGATGAGTATGTCGAAATTTATAAGAATGAACCGTTTTTCTTTGAAACTTTTCAAGAGATATTTACCAGTGGATTAGCAGGTATTAATTATAGTAGGATCCCAGCGACAATTGATCAAGTACAAGTTCGTTTGATTGATTTAACAAGAGCTGCTGCTGCAAAGGTAATATTTGCTATCGGTCTGACAGAAGAAGCTTTTCCAAAAAAAATTGAAAATAAAACATTACTTTCTGATGAAGAACGTCAATTGATAGATTTATATTTAGCGGATGATCAATTTTTAGCGAATAGTACAGAAAAAAAAATTGCTCAGGAACCCTTCATTGCTTATAAAATGTTGGTATCAGCGACTGAAAAATTGTATCTTACCTATCATTGTACAAAAGATACAAAACAAGAAATAAAATGTTCGCCTTATATTCGAAATATCCAACAAGCTTTTATGCTACCCATTATAGAGAAACGAGAAGGATTACCGACAGATGATGAAGCTATCAGCTTAACGCATATCGGTACCTATCCTGCCTTGATTGGTGAATTAACACGATTAAAGCGACAAAATCAGGAAATAGGGGAACCCGTTTCTGGTTTTTGGTTAGCGATGGAGAAAGCATTAACCAGACAACCAGAAATCTCACAAACAGCTTCTTTTGTTTTTTCTAGCTTGGGCTACACAAATAATCCGGAAAATTTAACAGAAACATTTGCTGAAGCTTTATATGGTAAGCATATTTATACCTCTATTTCTCAAATGGAAGCTTTTCATCATTGCCAATTTCAATACTTTTTACAATTTGGATTAAACTTAAAAGAACGGTTACTTTTCCAACTCACTTCAGCTGCAACTGGAGAATTCTTTCATGAAGCCTTAGATCAATTTTTTAAATTGCTGATTCGTCAAAATAAATACTTACCTGATTTAACAGATGAAGAAGTAGCTAATTTTTCAGATAATGTCTTAACGGCTGTACTAGATGAACCTAAATTTTCAATTTTAACTTCTTCAAATCGTATGAATTATTTACGTTATCAGTTGAGTCAAACAATTAAAAAAGTAAGTTGGGCACTAAAAAAACAGAGTCAGAAGAGTGGATTTTCCACCGTTCAAACAGAAATATTATTTGGTCAATTAGCTATTCAACAAGGTATTCCTGGTTTAGAACTTGCTTTAGAAAAGCAAGGTAAAATTAGCGTGCGAGGTAAAATTGATCGTGTAGATCAATTAATAACAAATGACCATGAAGTATACTTAGGTGTTATTGATTATAAATCAAGTCATCGAAAATTTAATATAACAGAAGTTTATTATGGTTTAGCGATGCAAATGTTGACCTATTTAGATGTGGCTTTAATGGATGCTGTTCAATTGGTTGGAAAGACCGCAAAACCAGCTGGGTCATTTTATCTACATGTCCATAACCCTACACTTTCTTATGATACAACTGGAGCGATTGAGCAAAAATTGTTAAAAAAATATCAGTATGATGGGTTACTTATTAATGATTCAGAGCTATTGAATTACTTAGATAAAGAATTAGAAGAAAAAACCAGCTCTACCATTTTTCCAATTGAAGCATCTGCTAAAGGAATTATTAAACCAGGGAGAAAACAAGAAAATAAATTTGTCACAGAAATGGAATTACAATCATTATTGAAAAATAATCGTGAAAAAATAAAAAAAGCTGGAAATAAAATTATTAATGGTGAAATTCAAATGAATCCAGCTTATCAAGGGAAAGAGCGAATTGCTTGTCGGTTTTGTCAATTCAAAAGTATCTGTACCTTTGATACGATGCTAAAAGAGAATAACTATCATAAAATAGCAACCTTATCCAAGAAAGAAGTTATGGAACGCTTATCAAAAGAAGGGATTGAATGTATAGATGATGGAAAAAAAGATTCCATTACGACCACAAAATGA
- the pheS gene encoding phenylalanine--tRNA ligase subunit alpha gives MLLQKQLEILHDETLKSIKTSQSLTKLNQIRVEILGKKGPITEILRGMKNLSAKERPMVGSFANNVRDLLVQAIEERKEVLEQEALEQSLAKETLDVTLPGKQMKQGTRHIISQVIEEIEDIFIGMGYQVIDGYEVESDYYNFERMNLPKEHPARDMQDTFYISNEILIRTHTSPIQARTMEKHDFSKGALRMISPGKVFRRDTDDATHSHQFHQIEGLVIDKNVTMGDLKGTLEIMMKKMFGKDRRIRLRPSYFPFTEPSVEVDVSCFKCEGDGCGVCKQTGWIEILGAGMVHPNVLAMSGIDAKEYSGFAFGLGPDRIAMLRYGVNDIRSFYQNDLRFLGQFKVKE, from the coding sequence ATGCTATTACAAAAGCAGTTAGAAATTTTACATGATGAAACATTAAAATCAATCAAAACTTCACAATCTTTAACAAAATTAAATCAAATTCGAGTAGAAATTTTGGGAAAAAAGGGTCCTATTACAGAAATTCTTAGAGGAATGAAAAACTTATCTGCAAAAGAGCGACCAATGGTGGGAAGCTTTGCCAATAATGTTCGAGATTTACTTGTACAAGCCATTGAGGAAAGAAAAGAAGTGCTAGAACAAGAAGCTTTAGAACAGTCATTAGCAAAGGAGACTTTGGATGTAACTTTGCCTGGAAAACAAATGAAACAGGGAACAAGACATATTATCTCACAAGTTATTGAGGAAATCGAAGATATCTTTATCGGCATGGGCTATCAAGTGATTGATGGTTATGAAGTAGAATCAGATTATTATAACTTTGAGCGAATGAATCTACCAAAAGAACATCCTGCTAGAGATATGCAAGATACATTCTATATTTCAAATGAAATACTAATCCGTACCCATACTTCACCTATTCAGGCACGTACAATGGAAAAACATGATTTTTCAAAAGGTGCTCTGCGTATGATTTCTCCAGGAAAAGTTTTTCGAAGAGATACCGATGATGCAACACATAGTCATCAATTTCATCAAATTGAAGGTTTGGTTATTGATAAAAATGTGACTATGGGAGATTTAAAAGGCACCTTAGAAATTATGATGAAAAAGATGTTTGGTAAAGATCGACGTATTCGTTTGCGACCTAGTTACTTTCCATTTACTGAACCTTCTGTAGAAGTCGATGTTAGTTGCTTTAAATGTGAAGGCGATGGATGTGGCGTTTGTAAGCAAACTGGTTGGATTGAAATACTAGGTGCTGGTATGGTTCATCCAAATGTACTAGCAATGTCAGGAATTGATGCAAAAGAATATAGTGGCTTTGCATTTGGATTAGGTCCCGATCGAATTGCTATGCTTCGTTATGGTGTCAATGATATTCGAAGTTTTTATCAGAATGATCTTCGGTTTTTAGGTCAATTTAAAGTAAAGGAGTAA